One Coffea arabica cultivar ET-39 chromosome 5c, Coffea Arabica ET-39 HiFi, whole genome shotgun sequence DNA window includes the following coding sequences:
- the LOC113690139 gene encoding uncharacterized protein → MVVALGPGKFYGSSLPRPRFYTDVKLNDERVDPPVPVMDPLMSWAQEAHWSMGGLSFTRHRLQGRIEGNVKKLRAEREKLFKKAQKEKGSGSPVTPPAPVAVKRRRRMLVDEEEEEEEEEEVVEEKRMELRKTARKLGDDFDRVANEKKRSPARAGGGGAAGRKRGRVGEEEEGGQDEIKGKLKGKKEIGKKKGEKDMAVAAKGTRTSPRLAKRG, encoded by the coding sequence ATGGTGGTGGCTCTTGGTCCCGGAAAATTCTACGGCAGCAGCCTACCAAGGCCAAGGTTCTACACAGACGTGAAACTGAACGACGAGAGGGTGGATCCACCGGTTCCAGTCATGGATCCGCTAATGTCGTGGGCTCAGGAGGCTCATTGGTCGATGGGTGGTCTGAGTTTCACGCGCCACCGCCTCCAAGGCAGGATTGAAGGGAACGTTAAGAAGCTCCGGGCTGAAAGAGAGAAGCTTTTTAAGAAAGCCCAGAAGGAGAAGGGGAGCGGTAGTCCGGTGACGCCGCCGGCTCCGGTGGCTGTGAAGCGGAGGAGGAGGATGTTGGTGGAtgaggaggaagaggaggaggaggaggaggaggtggtaGAGGAGAAGAGGATGGAACTTAGGAAGACGGCTAGGAAGTTGGGAGATGATTTTGACAGGGTGGCTAATGAGAAAAAGAGGAGTCCGGCTAGGGCTGGTGGTGGTGGGGCGGCAGGGAGAAAGAGAGGCCGGGTTGGTGAGGAGGAAGAAGGGGGTCAGGATGAAATTAAAGGAAAGTTGAAGGGTAAGAAGGAAATTGGAAAAAAGAAGGGAGAGAAGGATATGGCTGTCGCTGCCAAAGGGACTAGAACTTCCCCTAGGTTAGCAAAGAGAGGATGA